One Dysidea avara chromosome 8, odDysAvar1.4, whole genome shotgun sequence genomic window, cttggccgcgcgactcactaccgtgagtcttgataaatcaatgatggcaagttaagtactttcaatcgttcctcatagtcaagatttcttatagatttgatcattctagtgGCTTTCTGCTGGATTTTTTATAATTTTTGAATGTAtgttttatagtaaggtccccaaaccaagctaccatattctaaaataggatGTACTAATGATTTGTATAGACATGTAAATGAATCTGCAGAAATATTCAaaaaggtctgtttaataaggccaagaagtctattagctttgttaaccactgccgaacactgcctatgaaacttgagattgcaaTCAACCAACACCTCCAAATCCtttcctcatttaccttaacaatgtctatcccatccatcttataacaatatcttggattaaactggcctatatgtagtattttacatttagaaatgtCGAAAGACAACAGCCACATTGCTGACCATTCAACGCAAgcatatccttgggtctactgtaACGAAACAAACTCCACTTGAGacggtgaataagatgatatccagggttttattgttgGTCCCTCCTTTCAATAAGGAAGAGGCGttcaaaaatttatggaatcttttcaataatatgcaagtaattcacccaatgtattcaatgctttatactgtaaatttaggcttgtgcgattgtgttgggttttcgcagatccagtcacatattgtggcAGCACTATACCCTTCAAATTTAGAAAATAGAGCATGCATGACTTTTCTGAAGTGGGACAAACAAGAAACAATGCAAAATAAGTGTAGGTTTCGTGAGGTTTTAAAAATCCACGAAGATCCAAGGGCATGGTctctaaccgacttagaaaatgtatgtattttatatgggcatataggtggagtcattgtgggattgggttatatgttGTACTGAAATCGTCacatattttaaaataatcacAGAGTGCTTTTGTTGTTGAAGTGCTGAAAAAATCGAAGCTCGCGCTGCTTCCTTCCTCAAGTTAGCAGACTTGGATCTGACACAGCTGGGGAAATGGTAGTGATCGATGTCAAGCTGGGTTAGCGGTAGCCAGTACTTATGGCATCACAGCAGTGTCAAGAACACATGTGGtgaagaagcagcttgtgtggatttatatgATGGGAatgagttgtcacaagttgtatCTTGAGTGGTGCCACAGTAGCATGAAAACAGGCACGGCTttgaatatggaccacacccacattacatgTATTGTAAAATAACATTTCTACAAAGAAATTTACCCATTTATGGTACTGCTCAACTATAACTTTACACACACATGGTACCCATGCATGATAGCACGCGTGATTTCTCATGGAACTGCAGCTAACCACTTATTAAAATATCATTTCCATAAAATATATCCACGCGAACGTCAGTGATATTAAATTGTATGCTGTCAACTCGTGAGAAACCATCCACAGCTGATACATTTGTGTGGCTAGCTACGTATTTCGTGAGTTATCCCTACTGTAGttatacatgtatagctgtatacagtgtaatatcaagacacacggtagtgtgtcggcgcgccacaccgtgggtatattaacaggaagaaagaaaacgcacttttcacacctatgtagctctgtgatcccttatccaattggaaccaaatttgctagagacgtgccgcccagttaggggagtctacataccaaatttgaagacaatcgctccagccatttccgagatacgagcgaacaaaatgttgttttaatttcttcattttttttcttcttcatcttcttcatttcgcacacttcgcaaaattcgccataaaacacgaatgtgtgctcggattgggctgaaatttggcacacttaaagagcTCATTAAGACGGATCTCTgcaccaactttggtaggaatccgatgaacattcacggagtttgttttatttattattttttttaagattagaacatacaaataacagttaaacaattaaatcaaaaactgggtctctgattgcaccaaggccacaggagcactATTGATGTAATGACCTTGTGAAGATCGTGCTCCtctaatgcattggattgctgaacgcagtaaacaaaatgacaatctacatctaatccatcctagtactgtggcataagggttattccatttgtcagacaataaactcgccaatcgcttgtaaaaaacactggcttcatggcccattcccccggaagcagagaacactagaggggtaaaagaactgtgttccacttcacggatttgcaactcataagctctcttctttgttatttcgtgtttcctgtaacatgactgaagggtggttccactgttggatggtgcaagtgggttaaaaactctgacgtccgtataacatttttcataacgaccaccccaaaatccattcatggcaatgtccaaacgtgcgccatcctgagtgttggctgtcttctgttgaaatctttcatcacttagaggctgcagatgaggctcaacctccacatcatggcacacttcagataacaattcagctgtgatatccctcacttcgttgtggcgtattgaagggaatccaccctttggacaagatagggcatgatcaacagaaaagttgGTACCACACGCACAGTGGGAAGGTGTACGAGAGGGCATCCAGCCATACCTCAAAGCAAGGGCATCTTGAAAGGCAGTCTTGTGTAGGGAGAAACCATGTTCCTGCACAGGTAGGGCAGTAAGCCAGCTAGAAGCACCCTTTTCCTGTGCTAAAGTAACAGCCCTCTGAAGAGTGGGAGTAAGCTTAGAGAAAAGTTTCTTAGAAAGAGTGGACAAATTGATAGTCTTGGATTGTTTAATTTCAAGCTTACGGGAGTACAGACTACAACGAGTATCGGCAGTATAGCCAAAATTCTGTGAGTGATCGTAAGGGTGCTGTGACATACATTGAAGCAGAAAACTCAATAGATGATAAAGAATCAGGTGCAACAATGCCTAGACCACCAAATCTAGTTGGAAGGGCAAAGAGTGAACGTTGAAGAGCACCAGGAGAGTCAAGGGCAGTCaaggctggaataaactttgtcAATAAGGCTTTCTCGAGTGACTGGAAACTAGAAGATGTATCAGGGACTGTACGTGTTACATACAGCCAACGGCTAAATAGTCCATGAGTAAAACATGTATAAGCAGCATGAGGTTGGGAGATAGCGATGGAGGAGAGTGTATTAACTTCAGAAACCCACTGGCTAATCTTATCAAAAGTAAATCTTTCCACATACTCAGAGGTGCCAACTGGGGCACCAAGGTGAGGCCTGCCATCAGATGTAACATTTACAGTGTGTCATGAAACAATTCCTTACCAACAGAGCAAAACTGAGTCTTAGTAACAAGCCATGTCTCCTTTGCATTAGGTAAGTAACCAAAGCTAGGGCCCAGTGAGGAAACTTGGTCCCACCACATacgaagagcagaaattttaccACAGGCAGCAGCATCATCTGCATAGCACACCTGAGTGACAGGTACAGTGAGTTTCTGAATTAAGGGTACAGTGGCTAGAGCATAAAATGGCATTGCAAGTGGGTAACCTTGAGTTGTCCCTTCCTCAGAGTAGAGAACATCATCATCAACAAAGAGGCAAGCAGGGTGTCGGTAAGTATTTATTAGAATGGTGGAAAATGATGGACAGAGACGCTGGATGTTGTACAAAGCCACGGCTCTATTAAGAGAGTTGAAAGCATTAGTAGCGTCAATTAGTAGCATACCCtcagtatcatcatcattaaaaGCTTCCCTCATAGCATGAACAGCGGCTTCCCCTCCTGATGGTTGTCCTGCACACAGTTGCAAAGAGCCCGCAGCAAACTGAACATCTTCACCAATCACACACAAAACAGCTTTAGCAATAATACGTCTAACTGTTTCACCATTGCCAATAGGTCGGACACCTGGTCTCTTGTCTAAAGCTATCAGCCGACAAGCCATCAGGGGGAAATCATCACAGGATCAACAAACATGGTACACAAACGATGGGCTAATAAAGCGATGGAAGAACAAAGTTCATCCGAAGCAGAGCGGAAGGAGGAACACAGTCTTCGCCAACTGTGAGCATCAATTCCAGAAAGTCCGGCAACACCTGAAGTTCGTAGGGCAGCAGCTTTTATAGCTGGACCATCCAATGCATCAAAGATAACAGGATGCACAGGATTTGTAGTAACACTGTCAGGTAGTAAAGCTTCATAATGTAATGGGGCAGCAGCAGGATGTTTTGACTTGAGAATATCATATACTTTACCAGATCCAGGTATGGTATCATCTAAACGCAGAACTCCTCCTCTCCCAGGTTCAGAGGCTAACAGCTGCATAGCAGCTGCAATCTTACTTGAGAACATCAATTTAATAAAGGACTGTGATAATGAATTATTACTAGAAGCACGATTGCTGGTCTTAAGACGATTTTGAATAGCTCTGCCTTCTAGAATCAGCTCATTCAGATTGCCATCACTCCACAAAAGCATCCGTCGTTCAAGACAAGATATGTGGTCTTTTGATTTTGAAGTACGTGTTGGCTTCTGAGTCACTAAGGTGCAAAATGTGAAAGCAGCCTTCAAAGCAATGGACTCCAAACTGGATCCTTCCCCAGCTGAACGAAAGAGTCTGGCCAGCTCCAGCACAAATTTCTTACCAACGTTTCCAGAAGGTATTTTAAAACTGTTGTTTCTCCAGTGAACAACTTCACTATAACTTGCTTCAAGCGAATGACAGAAAGTGTCTGAGTCAACAGATCCCCAGTTAAATACAGGAATAGATGAAGGCTCAAAGTCCGGTAGGGAACAGCGTTGGTCTTGAGTAGAACTACCAATGTTATCAGATATTGAAATAGGTAGCGAAGAAACGTCAGTCGACTTGATATCAATAGCATTATTTAAGTCCGCTGGTACTGACGCTTGAGTCGTATCGGCTAAAGCACTAGCAGTAGAAGGTGGAAAGTTGGGCTGAGAGTTTGCGCCAGCTTGCAATTGAACACTTGGAGGGTACGGCACACCAATAAACCGGCAACAACGTTTACCCGAGCAATCCACGAAAGAGTCCAAGTTTCGGGAGAGGGGTTGATCTTGATAGCGGATGGTATTCTTCCAGTTTTTAGCAGAGGCTTTACCCGCTTCGCGCTGAAACTCACAGGGTGTCAGGGTTCGAGAGCCAAGCTCGATGCAACGGCTAGACCCACAAAATAAGTCTCTGGTAAGCAACTTCGCTCGCAAAGTTCCACAGGCTATATCCACTGTCAAGGCCGAGTTCGAGGTAGCTTCTGTAGCCATGAAGGTTACCGTGAAGAAGCCATGATATTCACGGAGTAGCCATGATATTCACGGAGTAGCCATGATATTCACGGAGTAGCCATGATATTCACGGAGTAGCCATGTAGCCATgatattcacggagttatgaccgattatttgcgtaaaataaggtctgtcacggctacagggtaaaccccttggaggaaccagttgaaaattgatacgTAGATGGAgaaaccatcgtaggagtgcctttttgtggtttgaaatgaatcaggataaagaccatggagatatgacacaaaatccaacctgtgtcaaaattacgcgatcgatttttatgaataaaaaaactattagttttcgtgtctaccaggcaaaccgcttagagcaacgagctgaaaatcagtatgtagctggaataatcatcatagaaagttcttgcagtagtacagaagaatcggattacaaatcactgagttatgattcgaaaggcaactacgtgcagcaaatgcgagatcgagatactctaatagaacagtcaccctaataaagcattcagttgcatgtataatttactcagttatattacattgcaagttattctgtagggaattcagctacaaacaagtcaccctgtagtcagatcagctagaagaaggtacctaatagagagttcagctacaaagaagccatcatgtagagagttcagctcaaataaattaccctgtagagaattcagctacaaacaaattaccctgtagagagatcagctagaagaagttaccttgtagagagttcagttacaaagaaacaatcatgaaaagagtttagatgcaaacaaatcacccagtagaaagttccgctatgaacagatcacactgtagagagttcagttagaaacaagtcatcctgtagatagatcagctagaagaagtcactttgtagagagttcagctacaaagaaaccaccatgtaagagagttcagctgcaaacaaatcacctgtagagagttcagctagaaacaagtcaccttgtagagagatcagctagaaacaagccacccatagagagttcagctagaagaagttacattgtagagagttcagctacaaagaaactaccatgtagagagttcagctgcaaacaaatcgtcctgtagagaattcagctacaaacaaattaccctgtagaaagatcagctagaagaagttaccttgtagagagttcagctacaaacaaatcaccctgtagagagttcagctacaaacaagtcatccggtagagagatcagctagaaggatcaccttgcagagaggtcagctacaaagaaatcaccctgtagagagttcagttagaaacaagtcatcctgtagagagatcagctagaaacaagtcacccgtagagagttcagctagaagaagttacattgtagagagttcagcagtttagctgcaaacaaatcgccctgtagagaattcagctacaaacaaatcaccctgtagaaaaatcagctagaagaagctaccttgtagagagttcagctacaaacaaatcaccctgtagagagttcagctacaaacaagtcatccggtagagagatcaactagaaggatcaccttgcagagaggtcagctacaaagaaatcaccctgcttcatcttttcttcttcctgtagtaaagaaaaaaatgataggttaaaaagccctaaagccggccataggctggctttggggtatacaaatacaaaaagaagtgaaatctaatccaaaacagccaagctgtaaaaaaagagtgcggccctgagaaaggctatggtgaaaaaagatgtgaaatccaaggtggcggccaagaaatgactgtgatggtaggttaatggtaaaaattttaataacgataattcaggtgaattttgtgccaagaccaagcggcacaaaattcacctgaattgttgttattaaaatttttaccattaacctaccatcacagccatttcttggccaccaccttggatttcacatcttctttcaccatagcctttctcagggcctcACTCTTTTttttcagcttggctgttttggattagatattatattTCTTGTGCTTACTTGAATGTTCTGTTGCAGGGTCATGTTCATGAAGCATCAGGCATTCATTCTGCTATGTAAATCTGGATTCAGTAACTTCGGTAATAGCTGACGTTGTTATCAAGCCATCATGTCCGTAAAAAAAAACTCATCTCAGATAGCTACGTATGTACCTCACTTATCAAGGTGATGCTGGGTGGTATAAACCCTGTATGCCTAGGCCTGTTGAGTGCTGTGAGTCTAAAGCTGCCTATCACATTATGATTGTGGTTTATTTAGGTGGTCACGGTTCCCAAATATGTATACTGATTTGTGAGTGTTTGACATCGCTGTAGAGAACAATGTGTTTATTGACATGTACATACTTACAAAGATTATTTGATTATTAAGTATGAGGGTGGGTCATATTGACTTGTAAAATATGTGAGTTTTAATATTACGCACAGTATGTAAACCGAACAGCCTATGCCCTTATACTAGGTGCCATTTGAACAATAATTAAATTTCCAACAGGTTGGTGGTGATTACAAGTTGGTACAACACTGTGTTCCAGAGATACAGCGCTGTGAAGTTGGTCAAATATCTGCGATAAAATGCAGCCATGTTGTATGCGTATCTTACATTTCACTGCATGGTTTTCCACTGTATACTCCATGAGACCACGCGCATGCTTCCACTAGAAGTGAGGTGAGTACACAGACCTGAGCCACATACTAATGTGACGTGGAATCATGCAAGTTCACGCGTGACATGATGAAGTTATAGTTGAGCTGTACCGTAGATCTTAGTGAAGTCCATCCACAATTTGATATAAAATGaaaacagccttaaaacactctagaaacagatgggaACTAATTagaattttccgtgatatttctggacttctccgTTCATCGTAACAAATGTTCGAACAGCGttagattgtacctcccataattgAATTCTTTTAGGGATGCCTATAaaatagagtggttaaccacatgttggcctggATGACTGGTtgcccactgcaggctatcagcctgaaaatgcttggagggagcattgcaaatcaatgattaaaagtgagatttgtgatggttgaggtctttctgctagcaggtttctaaccattttaagaacctgctagcaggtctcttagtggattttaaagacctcattatacTCCAAAAAAGAGCAAAGAATATTATGGATACCATTTCCTAAGAGTGATTATATAAATACGTAAGTAAGGAAAATAAGACACTGTGTGCTAGAGGTCTTGGGTATGTTCCAAATACTTTTGAGTGTAATTATAgggtacagtaggacctccattatcccgAACACCTGTGTaccagttcaatcataaaagtgttcagataattgaattttttcggataaatgaagcccattcatttatatagagttatgttcaactactctaatagaacatacacttactctaatagaacgttcacctaatgacaaaatactctaatagagcagtcatttatactgttcggataatcgagatttggataatcgagatcctactgtaaaaaaaattaagagTTATTTTTTTACACTTTGAAACAATTTTAGACCATACAGTCTTTGCTACTGAATTTGTCATCTTGCATTGACTTTGTGCTCATTttcaattgaattcatcacttttgcagtagaatttgttGCTTGTACAGTAGAATTTATCACCTTGGAAATTTGAATTCGATGCACTTACAGTAGAATTAGGCGCTATTGCATTAGAGTTTGTCATGTTTGCAGGAAATTTTATCATTGAGCACCTGGCTAACCAAGAAAACTATACAAAACAGCTGAAATGATTGCTGAGTAGCTGTTACAAGAACTTGTAGTAACTAGTTGCATTCACTATTTAATCTATCTACAGTATATGCTTGATAAGGATTCCAACCACTGTAGTTCACTATTGATGGACATTATGCCACCAGATACGTACCAAATTTTACACTTTAGATATCCAGTAATTCCTTAGAAACGGCTTCATATAAACATGGATATATGCCAACAATAACTTACTGAAAGAAATCACTTCTATCTTGACCTGTAGAACAAACAATCAGTCGTGACAAACTTTCAACTATTTCTAATGCAATAACACCTAATTCTACTGCAAGCATGTCAAATTTAATTGCCAAGGcgatgaattctattgcaaaagcgacaaattctactgcaaaagtgATGAATTTAATAGCAAAAACCTGTACAACTTTCATTGATAAGTAAGAAAATTGGATattactcaaatagagcagtcgctgTAATATAGTGTCACAAAGAGTGGAGAATAATGCATATATTGTGTGAATAATTAAAGCATGTTAACGTCTTAGAATAGATCAACAATAAAAAGTTTGAGCGACCAAACTTTGGTATGGGAGATATCCCACATTCAATGTTTCTATAAGCTACtgatgcatgaaaattgcattttaggttcctgtataatacacacttgtctgttttGTGCCACACCAGTTTTTTCTTGGCTACACAACACATGATAATATGTCTTGTATGGTCAACTTTTACTCATATGATAACTTTTGTTAGGATTTTATTGGCTTGTGCTTGATTTGAAAACCCAGGGTGGCTTTAGGAAGTGTGGTAAACTCATCTAAGACAAAATGCTTTAAATTTAGATACTAATAAACAATCTGTAAATTACTACTAACCACTTCTATTCTTGTACCACAACCTACTTCTTTACAAGAAAAGGAGCAGTAAGTGATACACATTGCTACGTACTTTACAATGTGGTATCATGCAACTACCTATTTTTCaagtattatcatacagtaataCATTTTTTATCGCAAATAATTTCTGACAATTTCATTATCACCCAGCTCTAACTAGAATTTCTAATCTAAGGGCACAAAGACTATTATTTGTTACACCAACTTTCTTTCTCCACAAGAAGCTTTAAAAACAGGTTACATGAGAGCAGTGTGATGCAAATAGTGTATTTACACATGACCAAGAAAGCCGGTGTACGTATTCCCCACAGATGGACTCTAGTTGGTAAAACATACATGTCTAAAGTTTGAAAGCTCTGCTGCACTCTATAtacatgtaaataattatttaccTGTTTGATGAATAAAAGTTTCCCGCAGAATAGTATCTTCAGCTTTCATCTGTGCTTTGTCCACCACAGTGTGTTGACCAGAATCAGAATACTGTGTCTGCTTAGATGGCTCTGTTTGTGTCAGTGTTAGGAAGTTGATATGAGACTGTTTGGATGAATATGTGTCAGTTCGTATTTGTGCTGGGCCTTGTATCTGTTTTTGATCAGGTTGGTAACTTTTTCTCAGATCAGAGTTTTCTTTCTGTATCTTTACCATAATTTCTTGCTGTTTAACTGGATCCAACATGGTATCATCAAAGCCTTCCATTTCTCCAATCTGCAATTCATCTCTGAATTGCAACTGTTTATGTCTTTGCTCATCACTTGTAGCTTTCTCCTCTCTAAGCTTATTTGAGACACTCCTATCTTGAGGCTTTGATGTTGCATCTGACCTTGGATGGTAAGATGGATTTGAGTGTCTTGTGTTGTATGCATGACTAAAACTGCTTCTTTCTTGACTGTCATCTTTACGAAAACATCCTATTGGTAGAAACAACCTGCTGCGCCCATGAGCTGGCATAATCATATCATCCATGTTTGCTATCCTTCTGGGAAACCTTCCGTTGATATCAAACAGAATATTATGCTACATAAAACAAAATCACAAAGCCTATTTACTCACATGAATTAGCTCTGTAGAAACTATATCATTACTAGTAATTTAAACCTGCAAACTACTATTATGTACATAGCCTGTAAAATTGTGATACCTCTTAGAAACACAACATATTACACATTCTTTGTTCGCTGTTGTACAAGACCTCATTTTTACCCAGCTTGATCAATCATGATTCAAGTTACGTCTTGTGTTATGCGATTTACTACAGTCTAACTTTTCATGATTTGCTGTTCAAGATTACAGATCAGaacatccaagctgtaaaacaagGGTGCTGCCTTTGAAATAACCAGGGTTCAAGAAGTTGTGATATCAAAAGAAGAGACCAAGAACATTGCAG contains:
- the LOC136263658 gene encoding uncharacterized protein MCAP_0864-like; translation: MDDMIMPAHGRSRLFLPIGCFRKDDSQERSSFSHAYNTRHSNPSYHPRSDATSKPQDRSVSNKLREEKATSDEQRHKQLQFRDELQIGEMEGFDDTMLDPVKQQEIMVKIQKENSDLRKSYQPDQKQIQGPAQIRTDTYSSKQSHINFLTLTQTEPSKQTQYSDSGQHTVVDKAQMKAEDTILRETFIHQTGANQENSISQLRQDLTVLDKQIKQLQTGHNISSEQITTINTTVSKLYEDVNETEKKITTVEEMAKSNKEAIQRMDTNVCSAFQKALEVQNQLSHVQKNNEHLQHQLSFTRNQLTLTQQQLLGMQSMMTSSRLWVVSHDQFTIGREIGRGAWATVRVVIKTGIETGNETKRNQPTL